A genomic region of Catalinimonas niigatensis contains the following coding sequences:
- a CDS encoding IS3 family transposase yields MTTLKERYKRISLSRLCLLFGMTRQAYYQHYWNFEERQFEDSLVVNEVQCIRKSHPRMGGRKLYELLEPFILEHQIKMGRDALFELLAANHLLVKRRKRRVYTTQSFHWLRKYPNLIKDLTPERSNQLWVSDITYWKIVTGYVYISLITDAYSHKILGYQVAETLEAIESIQALEMALATLDQPIDELIHHSDRGIQYCSQGYVKLLQDRGIQISMTENGDPLENAIAGAAPLSE; encoded by the coding sequence ATCACCACCTTAAAGGAGAGGTATAAGCGGATTTCCTTGAGCCGCTTGTGCCTGTTATTTGGTATGACCAGGCAAGCATATTACCAGCACTACTGGAACTTTGAAGAGAGGCAATTTGAAGATTCCCTCGTTGTTAATGAAGTACAGTGTATCAGAAAAAGTCATCCGCGAATGGGTGGCAGAAAGCTCTATGAGTTGTTAGAACCTTTCATTCTAGAACATCAGATAAAAATGGGCAGGGACGCTCTGTTTGAGCTATTAGCTGCTAATCATTTGCTGGTGAAAAGAAGAAAACGCAGAGTTTATACCACTCAGTCTTTTCATTGGCTTCGCAAATATCCCAACCTGATAAAGGATCTAACACCAGAGAGGTCTAACCAGCTGTGGGTGAGCGATATTACATACTGGAAGATAGTAACAGGCTATGTGTATATCAGTTTAATCACAGATGCATATTCCCACAAGATCTTGGGGTATCAAGTGGCTGAAACACTAGAGGCTATTGAGTCTATACAAGCCTTAGAAATGGCTTTAGCTACCTTGGATCAGCCTATAGATGAGCTGATCCACCATTCTGATAGAGGAATTCAATATTGTAGCCAGGGATATGTAAAGCTATTACAGGACCGTGGCATACAGATTAGCATGACAGAGAATGGAGACCCTCTGGAAAATGCCATTGCTGGGGCAGCCCCGCTGAGCGAGTAA
- a CDS encoding dicarboxylate/amino acid:cation symporter, which translates to MRSIPLHAKILLGLVLGLAWGIISVFSSFPVSFTTDFIQPLGTIFIALLKMVAMPLVLASLIVGVASMNDFKKLSRIGGRTIAIYICTTAIAISVGLVLVNIIQPGKHLPEDTRESLMNLYSDNVAAKVETATNLEKQTPLQPIIDMVPENLFEALTTNTQMLQVVFFALIFGIALVKMNNTKKEAVVNFFDGVNEAIITIVDFIMLLAPYGVFALISTLIVEVAGDDLNKALDLLISLMWYSATVVLGLLVILLVVYPAIFRSFTSIRYRKFFKSIRQAQLLGFTTSSSNATLPVTIKNCEENLGISREVSSFVLPLGATVNMDGTSLYQGVAAVFIAQALNMELTFTDQLLILLTATLASIGTAGVPGAGIVMLIIVLEAIHVPVAGISLILAVDRILDMCRTVVNVTGDVTVAAVIDSAERKRVLSGVERPKEKASA; encoded by the coding sequence ATGAGATCTATCCCTTTGCATGCTAAAATTCTCCTGGGCTTGGTGCTTGGATTGGCCTGGGGCATCATTAGTGTATTTTCCAGTTTTCCTGTTTCTTTTACTACCGATTTTATTCAACCCCTGGGTACCATTTTCATTGCGCTTCTAAAAATGGTAGCCATGCCCCTGGTACTTGCTTCTTTGATTGTAGGCGTAGCCAGTATGAATGATTTCAAAAAGCTCTCCCGTATCGGGGGCCGCACCATTGCCATCTACATTTGCACCACAGCCATCGCAATCAGTGTGGGTTTGGTATTGGTCAATATCATTCAGCCCGGAAAGCATTTGCCCGAGGACACCAGGGAAAGTCTGATGAATCTGTACAGTGATAATGTAGCTGCCAAAGTAGAAACGGCTACCAATCTGGAAAAGCAGACGCCTCTTCAGCCCATCATTGATATGGTTCCGGAAAACTTATTTGAAGCTTTGACAACCAACACACAAATGCTTCAGGTAGTATTTTTTGCGTTGATATTTGGCATTGCACTGGTCAAAATGAACAATACCAAAAAAGAGGCGGTAGTCAATTTTTTTGATGGAGTGAATGAAGCCATCATCACCATTGTGGATTTTATCATGCTTCTAGCTCCTTATGGTGTATTCGCTCTGATTAGCACCCTGATCGTGGAAGTGGCCGGTGACGATCTCAACAAAGCCCTGGACCTGCTCATCAGTCTGATGTGGTACAGTGCCACCGTTGTATTGGGCTTACTTGTCATTCTCCTAGTAGTTTACCCTGCGATATTCCGGTCCTTTACCTCAATCCGGTACAGGAAGTTTTTTAAAAGCATCAGGCAGGCACAGCTGCTGGGTTTTACCACAAGTTCCAGCAATGCCACGCTGCCGGTGACCATCAAGAATTGTGAAGAAAATCTGGGCATTTCACGAGAGGTAAGCAGCTTTGTGCTGCCGCTGGGTGCAACGGTCAATATGGATGGAACGAGTCTGTACCAGGGAGTAGCCGCGGTATTCATTGCCCAGGCCCTCAACATGGAGCTTACATTTACTGATCAACTGCTGATTTTGCTTACAGCCACGCTGGCGTCTATTGGTACGGCAGGGGTACCGGGGGCAGGTATTGTCATGCTCATTATTGTGCTGGAAGCTATTCATGTGCCGGTTGCAGGCATCTCCCTTATCCTGGCTGTTGATCGCATTCTGGATATGTGCCGTACGGTAGTCAATGTGACGGGAGACGTTACGGTAGCAGCAGTGATTGACAGTGCTGAGCGTAAAAGAGTGCTGTCCGGAGTAGAAAGGCCCAAAGAAAAAGCTTCAGCTTGA
- a CDS encoding MFS transporter produces the protein MNNFMQGYRWRILSLLFFITTVNYIDRQVVSFTIIDEDFQRDIMNIPDGTPITEQDQIQYDRVKGWIDSAFKVAYAIGFVVTGWFIDRVGTRKGFASAITLWNIAAIGTGFAGSISSLLSMRFILGLGEAGNFPSSIKSVAEWFPKKERAFATGIFNAGTNVGVILCALFVPWLIIHTGWQSSFIITGAIGFILLVFWLKVYKKPENHTKISAEELEHIHSDQEEASSATGSKISWGKLFRYKQTWAFALGKFFTDCVWTLFLFWLPSFFNENQTLEQNLDLKSIGLPFIIIYLVSDVGSIFYGWLSSKFIQMGWSINKARKFTMLICGLTVLPIFFASLTTSLITAIVLLSIATAAHQGFSANLYSIASDMFPKRAVASVVGIGGLFGAVSGALLTASTGYIISFAGYLPVFMYASIAYLIALAVIHVLVPKLEIAKLN, from the coding sequence ATGAACAACTTCATGCAAGGCTATCGTTGGAGAATACTATCCCTACTTTTCTTTATTACTACCGTGAATTACATTGACCGTCAGGTCGTATCTTTTACCATCATTGATGAAGATTTTCAAAGGGATATTATGAATATTCCAGATGGAACACCCATTACTGAGCAAGATCAGATTCAATATGATAGAGTGAAAGGGTGGATTGACTCAGCATTTAAAGTAGCCTATGCCATTGGTTTTGTAGTGACCGGCTGGTTTATAGATCGGGTAGGAACCCGGAAAGGTTTTGCTTCTGCCATCACCCTCTGGAATATCGCAGCGATAGGCACCGGATTTGCCGGTTCTATCAGCAGCCTGCTGAGCATGCGATTTATTCTAGGTTTGGGAGAAGCGGGGAATTTTCCTTCCAGCATCAAGTCTGTAGCTGAATGGTTTCCCAAAAAAGAGAGAGCTTTTGCGACTGGTATTTTTAATGCTGGGACTAACGTAGGGGTTATCCTGTGTGCGCTCTTTGTGCCTTGGCTGATTATTCATACCGGATGGCAGTCTTCTTTTATCATCACAGGAGCCATAGGTTTTATATTGCTTGTTTTTTGGCTCAAAGTATATAAAAAACCAGAAAACCATACGAAAATTTCTGCGGAAGAACTGGAGCATATCCATAGTGATCAGGAAGAAGCTTCTTCTGCAACGGGTAGTAAAATTTCCTGGGGAAAACTGTTCCGTTACAAACAAACCTGGGCATTTGCATTGGGTAAATTCTTTACCGATTGTGTATGGACTTTATTTTTGTTCTGGTTACCATCATTCTTTAATGAGAATCAAACATTAGAGCAAAATTTGGACCTGAAGTCTATTGGTTTGCCTTTTATCATCATTTACCTGGTTTCAGATGTGGGGAGCATTTTTTATGGTTGGCTCTCATCCAAATTTATTCAGATGGGTTGGTCCATCAACAAAGCAAGGAAATTTACTATGCTTATTTGTGGACTGACGGTATTGCCGATCTTCTTTGCTTCCCTTACCACCAGTCTCATCACTGCTATTGTACTTCTTTCCATTGCAACGGCTGCACATCAAGGATTTTCAGCTAACCTGTATAGTATAGCTTCTGATATGTTTCCTAAGCGGGCAGTCGCTTCTGTGGTAGGCATTGGTGGATTATTTGGAGCTGTCAGTGGAGCATTACTGACAGCATCAACAGGTTATATTATAAGCTTTGCCGGATATCTTCCTGTATTTATGTATGCGAGCATAGCCTATTTGATAGCCTTAGCGGTTATTCATGTGTTGGTGCCAAAATTGGAAATCGCTAAACTGAACTAA
- a CDS encoding alanine/glycine:cation symporter family protein produces MNEKSIDQLIDSIFAPAADFISAIVLFPLFTINGVEVPFIVIWLATGAVFFTLYLKFVNLWGFRYAIDIVKGKYTHEGDPGEITHFQALTAALSGTVGLGNIAGVAVAISVGGPGATFWMIIFGLFGMTAKFVECALAVKYRKIHADGSVSGGPMYYLRKGLAEKGWGRAGIFLAALFSGMAILASFGGGNMFQVNQAVQQFVNISGGSASFFGQNTWLLGLIFAILVAMVIIGGIKSIAQVTEKIVPFMCVLYIVSCLVVIGANLHEIPDALVAIVDGAINGKAASGGLIGTLVWGLRRATFSNEAGVGSAAIAHSAVKTSEPVTEGFVASLEPFVDTVIICTMTALVIVISGAYKDESIQDGIALTSSAFATVIDWFPFLLAIAVILFAFSTLISWSYYGLKAWTYLMGESNAAVVSYKLIYCGFVIVGASANLASVLAFSDGVLIAMSLPNLIGCYILIPIVKRDMDSFIHRIKKRRIEVYK; encoded by the coding sequence ATGAATGAGAAAAGTATAGATCAGCTCATTGACAGTATCTTTGCTCCTGCGGCTGATTTTATTAGTGCTATCGTACTATTTCCTTTGTTCACCATCAATGGGGTAGAGGTGCCCTTCATTGTGATCTGGCTGGCTACCGGTGCGGTTTTCTTTACCCTTTATCTTAAATTTGTCAATTTGTGGGGCTTCAGATACGCGATTGATATCGTCAAGGGAAAATATACCCATGAAGGAGATCCTGGAGAAATCACCCATTTTCAGGCACTCACCGCAGCCCTTTCCGGTACGGTAGGCCTGGGCAACATTGCTGGAGTGGCAGTGGCCATTTCTGTAGGTGGTCCAGGAGCAACCTTCTGGATGATAATTTTCGGCTTATTTGGTATGACCGCCAAATTTGTAGAATGTGCGCTGGCGGTAAAATACAGAAAAATCCATGCCGACGGTTCAGTCTCGGGCGGACCTATGTATTACTTGCGAAAAGGGCTCGCTGAAAAAGGGTGGGGTAGAGCAGGTATTTTTCTGGCTGCCCTTTTTTCAGGCATGGCTATACTGGCTTCTTTCGGCGGAGGTAATATGTTTCAGGTCAACCAGGCAGTGCAGCAGTTTGTCAATATCTCCGGCGGTAGTGCGTCCTTCTTTGGACAAAATACCTGGCTGCTAGGGCTTATTTTTGCCATTCTGGTAGCTATGGTCATCATTGGTGGAATTAAAAGTATTGCGCAGGTAACAGAGAAGATTGTCCCTTTTATGTGCGTATTATACATTGTTTCTTGTCTTGTAGTGATTGGTGCAAATTTGCATGAGATACCGGATGCCTTAGTGGCCATTGTAGATGGCGCGATCAACGGAAAAGCGGCTAGCGGTGGACTGATAGGCACTTTAGTCTGGGGATTAAGAAGAGCCACTTTTTCCAATGAAGCAGGAGTGGGTTCAGCAGCGATTGCACACTCCGCAGTCAAAACCAGTGAACCGGTCACTGAAGGCTTTGTAGCTTCTCTGGAGCCTTTTGTAGATACCGTAATCATTTGTACAATGACAGCTCTGGTCATTGTGATCTCCGGTGCATATAAAGACGAAAGCATACAGGATGGAATTGCGTTGACTTCTTCTGCTTTTGCCACTGTCATTGATTGGTTTCCTTTTCTGTTAGCTATCGCTGTTATCCTTTTTGCTTTTTCTACGCTGATCTCATGGTCTTATTATGGGCTCAAAGCCTGGACTTATCTGATGGGTGAAAGCAATGCTGCAGTGGTGAGCTATAAGTTAATTTACTGTGGTTTTGTCATCGTGGGAGCCTCTGCTAATCTGGCCAGTGTGCTAGCATTCTCTGATGGGGTGCTTATTGCTATGTCGCTGCCCAACCTGATTGGATGCTATATCCTGATTCCAATTGTAAAACGTGATATGGATTCATTTATCCATCGCATCAAGAAGAGAAGAATTGAAGTGTACAAGTAA
- a CDS encoding energy transducer TonB: MEIQEIKREKNVLKILKVSCDRLIVDFSVDGRKGKSEYFLYPALETNDVELIAIQKATTEDSISKGLPLASVSEDYSFTKIEEATEILKNDKLSLDLFQIPDDNLMPNGLALEIAPKPKRGYEWWYSKLYSSLRYPTSARRDYREERVVVMLIITDDGKLENPTVINEVDADFKLYVERLLNRMIVRWEPGIQNGKPITSAVVLPLNFVIVP, encoded by the coding sequence ATGGAGATTCAAGAAATAAAAAGAGAGAAGAATGTCTTAAAGATACTGAAAGTCTCCTGTGATAGATTAATAGTAGATTTTTCTGTTGATGGCAGAAAAGGTAAATCCGAATATTTTCTTTATCCCGCCCTTGAAACTAATGATGTTGAGTTAATTGCAATACAAAAGGCTACAACAGAAGATTCTATATCAAAAGGTTTGCCCCTAGCATCTGTGTCTGAAGATTACAGCTTTACCAAAATTGAAGAAGCTACAGAGATCCTTAAAAATGATAAGTTATCCTTAGATCTATTTCAAATACCTGATGATAACTTGATGCCCAATGGGTTGGCTCTTGAGATAGCACCAAAGCCAAAGAGGGGCTATGAATGGTGGTATTCAAAATTATATTCATCTTTAAGATATCCAACAAGTGCTCGCAGGGATTATAGAGAAGAGCGTGTAGTTGTAATGTTAATAATTACAGATGATGGTAAACTGGAAAACCCAACAGTTATCAACGAGGTTGATGCTGACTTTAAATTGTATGTTGAAAGGTTGCTGAATCGTATGATCGTGAGATGGGAGCCAGGAATACAAAATGGCAAACCTATCACATCCGCAGTGGTATTGCCACTTAATTTCGTTATAGTCCCATAG
- a CDS encoding calcium/sodium antiporter, whose product MINDILLILLSLTLLYFGASWLVNGASSLAMKLGITPLVVGLTVVAFGTSTPELIVSIQAALQGNGGIAVGNVVGSNIFNIGVILGLSALCYPIVVKAEILRIDVPVMLITAVAFTLLFINHTISRLEGIILLSSSIVYTIYIIRQSRKESNAEVNKEFEEGVPKIRTWWMDSLFMIIGLATLIFGSNLLVDNAVSLAKLFQVSDAVIGLTIIAAGTSMPELATSVVAALKKQSDIALGNVVGSNIYNILAILGTSSIITPIYSPDIDLTDSLVMVGISVLLIPLVKSGFVLKRWEGAVLLMGYAFYLYSLLP is encoded by the coding sequence ATGATAAATGACATACTTCTGATTCTGCTTTCTTTGACATTACTTTATTTTGGCGCAAGTTGGTTGGTAAATGGGGCAAGTTCGCTGGCCATGAAGTTAGGCATTACCCCTTTGGTCGTTGGACTGACCGTGGTAGCTTTTGGAACCAGTACTCCTGAGTTGATTGTCAGTATACAGGCAGCTTTACAGGGAAATGGAGGCATTGCGGTAGGTAATGTAGTAGGTTCCAATATATTTAACATTGGAGTGATACTGGGTTTATCCGCCCTTTGTTATCCCATTGTTGTAAAAGCTGAAATTCTACGAATTGATGTACCTGTGATGCTAATAACCGCCGTGGCTTTTACATTACTTTTCATCAATCATACCATCAGCCGATTAGAGGGCATCATTTTGTTATCAAGCAGTATTGTATACACCATTTATATCATCCGGCAGTCTAGGAAAGAATCAAATGCTGAAGTGAATAAAGAATTTGAGGAAGGTGTGCCTAAGATTAGAACCTGGTGGATGGATTCACTGTTCATGATAATAGGCTTGGCTACTTTGATCTTTGGCTCAAATCTTTTGGTAGATAATGCTGTAAGCCTGGCAAAACTTTTTCAGGTGAGTGATGCTGTGATAGGCTTAACTATTATTGCTGCAGGAACCAGTATGCCGGAACTGGCTACTTCAGTAGTGGCTGCACTTAAAAAGCAGTCTGATATTGCTTTGGGTAACGTAGTAGGTTCCAATATTTACAATATCCTGGCTATACTTGGTACCTCTTCAATCATCACTCCTATCTACTCACCTGACATTGACCTTACCGATAGCCTGGTGATGGTGGGTATTTCTGTTTTACTGATACCACTGGTCAAATCAGGGTTTGTGCTTAAGCGCTGGGAAGGTGCAGTTTTGTTGATGGGATATGCTTTTTATCTCTACTCTCTTTTACCATAG
- a CDS encoding DedA family protein, whose protein sequence is MEFIYVLTDFVLHIDKHLVMIVSNYKTWTYLILFLIIFAETGLVVTPFLPGDSLLFATGAIVSLPESELNIFMMGGLLIAAAVLGDLVNYHAGKYAGPKAFSGKYRLLKKEYLERTQRFYFKYGGKTIIYARFVPIIRTFAPFVAGIGTMRYGKFASYNVIGAVAWVSSFLLIGYFFGGLPVIKENFTLVIFAIIFVSILPPVMEGVRSKRKMINLR, encoded by the coding sequence TTGGAATTCATATATGTGTTAACCGACTTTGTGCTCCATATTGACAAACATCTGGTGATGATTGTCAGTAACTATAAAACCTGGACATACCTCATTTTATTTCTAATTATTTTCGCAGAAACCGGTTTGGTGGTTACCCCTTTTCTACCAGGTGACTCGCTCTTGTTTGCTACTGGGGCCATCGTATCCCTTCCGGAAAGTGAACTTAACATTTTTATGATGGGAGGATTATTGATTGCAGCAGCTGTCTTGGGTGATCTGGTTAACTATCATGCGGGTAAGTATGCAGGACCCAAGGCTTTCAGTGGAAAATACAGACTATTGAAAAAAGAGTATCTGGAAAGAACGCAAAGATTTTACTTTAAATATGGCGGCAAGACTATCATTTACGCCCGTTTTGTACCTATCATCAGAACTTTTGCGCCTTTTGTAGCTGGAATAGGTACGATGCGCTATGGAAAATTTGCTTCCTATAATGTAATTGGCGCTGTGGCATGGGTGAGTAGTTTTTTGCTAATAGGTTATTTCTTTGGAGGACTGCCTGTTATCAAAGAAAACTTCACTTTAGTGATTTTTGCTATCATCTTTGTTTCCATACTTCCTCCAGTGATGGAAGGAGTAAGGAGTAAGAGAAAAATGATCAACTTACGGTGA
- a CDS encoding integrase core domain-containing protein produces MLKDEYLECYEVEDIAQAKALLDEVVKLYNEQRPHMSIGYMKPEDLHQNNQQTSRLWKPKSYTCKPKTGSTKTVNALQD; encoded by the coding sequence ATATTAAAGGATGAGTATTTGGAGTGCTATGAAGTAGAAGATATTGCTCAGGCTAAGGCTCTACTTGATGAGGTAGTAAAGCTGTATAATGAGCAGCGACCTCATATGAGTATTGGCTATATGAAACCTGAAGATCTACATCAAAATAATCAACAAACCAGTAGACTATGGAAGCCAAAATCGTATACTTGTAAACCTAAAACAGGATCAACAAAAACTGTAAACGCATTGCAGGATTAA
- a CDS encoding substrate-binding domain-containing protein: MMHSVAKVKSLPSYCFAVDNNEEVIRYVSQTAQAIGLIGLSWISDREDSISHSFLEQIRVVGITSREDSLGSDNYQPYQAYLAQKKYPLTREIYIISREARTGLGSGFMAFVCGDKGQRFVLKSGLLPATMPISVVQLISDQN; this comes from the coding sequence ATGATGCACTCAGTAGCCAAGGTAAAAAGCCTGCCTTCTTACTGTTTTGCAGTAGACAACAATGAAGAAGTGATCCGATATGTGAGCCAGACAGCTCAGGCGATTGGGCTGATCGGACTGAGTTGGATCAGTGACCGGGAGGACAGTATTTCTCACAGCTTTTTGGAGCAGATCCGGGTCGTTGGTATTACTTCAAGAGAAGATTCTCTTGGCTCAGATAATTACCAGCCCTATCAGGCATATCTTGCGCAGAAGAAATATCCCCTCACCCGAGAGATATATATCATCAGTCGTGAAGCCAGGACGGGGTTAGGAAGCGGCTTTATGGCTTTTGTTTGTGGGGATAAAGGCCAGAGATTCGTGTTGAAGTCTGGTTTGCTGCCTGCTACTATGCCCATTAGTGTTGTTCAACTTATTTCTGATCAAAATTGA
- a CDS encoding RNA polymerase sigma-70 factor, with product MANKETYDENVLISQLRQGDEEAFEVLYNRYWEKLLTLTYHRTGSMETAKELLQDVFANLWRRRHQLHIQTTFAAYIFSAMKYTILDYIRSQAVKEKYIEAIKKTFIESDNTTLDFMAYDELNAMLEKEINKLPEKCQEVFRLSRMEHYSNKEIAEKLLISPKTVENQITKALKVLRANMQEFTTFLSLFFIFLD from the coding sequence ATGGCAAATAAGGAAACATATGATGAAAATGTACTTATCAGCCAGCTACGGCAGGGAGATGAAGAAGCTTTTGAGGTGCTATATAACCGATATTGGGAAAAACTGCTGACGTTGACCTACCATCGTACCGGATCTATGGAAACAGCGAAGGAACTGCTACAGGATGTCTTTGCCAATCTCTGGAGAAGAAGACATCAACTCCATATCCAAACTACCTTTGCTGCCTATATCTTTTCGGCTATGAAGTACACCATTCTGGACTATATTCGCTCCCAGGCCGTAAAGGAAAAATATATAGAGGCTATCAAAAAAACTTTCATAGAATCAGATAATACCACTCTTGATTTTATGGCCTATGATGAACTGAACGCCATGCTTGAAAAAGAAATCAATAAGCTGCCGGAAAAATGTCAGGAAGTGTTCAGGCTAAGCCGCATGGAACACTATTCTAATAAAGAGATTGCAGAAAAGCTACTTATTTCTCCCAAAACTGTAGAAAATCAGATCACCAAAGCGTTGAAAGTACTACGGGCTAACATGCAGGAGTTTACAACTTTCCTATCCTTATTTTTTATTTTCCTTGACTAG
- a CDS encoding sodium:solute symporter — protein MTPIVLLSFLIIYFAVLIGVSYFTSRKKASNADFFIANRNSKWYLVAFGMIGTALSGVTFISVPGAVKNSAFGYFQFVLGNAVGFILIVAILLPLYYRLNLISIYTYLEKRLGYWSYKSGAMIFLISRTLSSAFRLYLVAIVLQKFIFDAWQVPFEITVSVCLLLIWLYTFKGGLKTIVITDTLQTTFLLGSVLLSIGFIASSLDLNFVETFQAVESSSYAKVFFWENFMESKSHFIKQFVGGIFVTIAMTGLDQDLMQKNLSCKNVGEAQKNMLTFTAIFVVINIFFLSVGALLYQYAAAQGIDINALETPDHLFPEIALNHLNMLPAIIFMLGLTAATFATTDSALTALTTSFCVDFLSFDKKADKDNPALVRHRNLVHIAFSFLILVVVLIFKMINDDSVVNAIFRAAGYTYGPLLGLFAFGLMTKSGVRDKFVPLICLLAPLLTFWIDRNSLAWTGYVLGFELIVLNGFITFVLLLVASKATQNKSLPAFSSSIERSVSTANQTK, from the coding sequence ATGACACCCATTGTACTCCTTTCGTTCCTGATCATTTACTTTGCGGTATTGATCGGCGTATCCTACTTCACCTCCAGAAAAAAGGCCAGCAATGCTGACTTTTTTATTGCCAACCGAAACTCCAAATGGTATCTGGTCGCCTTTGGTATGATTGGGACAGCCTTGTCAGGGGTAACTTTTATCTCCGTACCGGGAGCGGTAAAGAACTCTGCTTTTGGTTACTTTCAGTTTGTACTGGGCAATGCGGTAGGTTTCATTCTGATTGTAGCTATACTGCTGCCCCTGTACTATCGCCTCAACCTGATTTCCATTTATACCTATCTGGAAAAACGCTTGGGATACTGGAGCTATAAAAGCGGGGCAATGATATTTTTGATTTCACGTACCCTGAGTTCCGCTTTCCGCCTGTATCTTGTAGCCATTGTATTGCAAAAGTTTATTTTTGATGCCTGGCAGGTGCCCTTTGAGATTACGGTTTCCGTCTGCCTTTTGCTGATCTGGCTATACACATTCAAGGGAGGCTTAAAAACCATCGTAATTACCGATACCCTCCAGACTACTTTCTTGCTGGGTTCTGTATTGTTGTCCATTGGTTTTATTGCCAGCAGCCTGGATTTGAATTTTGTGGAAACTTTTCAGGCCGTAGAAAGCAGCAGCTATGCAAAAGTTTTCTTCTGGGAAAATTTCATGGAGAGTAAAAGTCACTTTATCAAGCAGTTTGTGGGAGGTATTTTCGTCACCATCGCCATGACGGGGCTGGATCAGGACCTAATGCAGAAAAACCTGAGCTGCAAAAATGTCGGAGAAGCCCAAAAGAACATGCTGACTTTTACCGCGATTTTTGTTGTGATCAATATCTTCTTTTTGAGTGTAGGCGCTTTGTTGTACCAGTATGCGGCGGCGCAGGGAATTGATATCAACGCATTAGAAACTCCTGACCATCTTTTTCCTGAGATTGCCCTCAACCATCTGAACATGCTTCCGGCGATTATTTTTATGCTGGGCCTGACTGCTGCTACTTTTGCTACTACCGATTCGGCACTTACTGCTCTGACCACTTCCTTTTGTGTGGATTTTCTGAGCTTTGACAAAAAAGCAGATAAGGATAATCCTGCTCTGGTACGGCACCGTAATTTGGTACATATCGCCTTTTCGTTTTTGATACTCGTAGTAGTTCTGATTTTTAAAATGATTAACGATGATTCTGTGGTCAATGCGATTTTCAGGGCAGCAGGCTATACCTATGGACCTTTACTGGGCTTATTTGCTTTTGGCTTAATGACAAAATCAGGCGTTCGCGATAAGTTTGTACCTCTCATTTGCCTGTTGGCTCCCTTGCTTACCTTCTGGATAGATAGAAATTCTCTGGCATGGACTGGTTATGTGCTGGGATTTGAACTCATCGTATTGAATGGATTTATCACCTTTGTGCTTCTGTTAGTAGCAAGTAAGGCGACTCAGAATAAAAGTTTGCCAGCTTTCTCAAGTTCAATAGAAAGAAGTGTTTCTACAGCAAATCAAACAAAGTAG